The DNA region TGTTCGACACATGCcatgaaatgttatattttaTTCCAAACAGGGCCTGCTATAATGGAAAATTTGAGGCAGGAAAGGAGATTGTGCAGCTTTCTGGCCCAGAAAGTCTGTCAAAGGAGAACATATTcagtgagacagcatttcaCAGGTGTAGTTTCCCACGCTCCGTCTttatacacaaatacagacacatactTTGGATTGTCACGTTGTTACATTTCTGTGCAGAACCTTTACTCTGTGGTTCATGTTGCTGTGAGATGATAATAACGAGTGTCTATCTTGTTTCACAGTGCTTGTACGTACGGTAAAGACCTGCAGATGGTCAAGTTCTTGTTGAGCCAGAACGCTATAAGCATCAACCATCAGGGCAGAGACGGACACACAGGTCACTCTTTAAACTCCTCTATAGAATAAGTGCAGGagcagtttttctttgaattataATAGAGTTTGGCAGCATTCCcgtattctgtttttttttttttttagctctgcaCAGTGCCTGTTTTCACGGACATATCCGCCTGGTGCAGTTCCTGCTGGACAGCGGAGCAGACATGAACCTGGTAGCTTGCGACCCGAGCAGGTCTAGTGGGGAGAAGGACGAGCAGACCTGTCTGATGTGGGCTTATGAAAAAGGTCTGTGTGTATGAAAAAGAGCTCAGCTGTGGGGGAAAGGTGTAATGAAAATCTTATATAACAgtcctttattttttctctctcaggtcACGATGCCATCGTCACCTTACTGAAACACTACAAACGTCCTGACGACTCCCCCTGCAACGAGTACTCCCAGCCAGGAGGGGGTGAGTCACCCCTCTTCATCATCTGGTTTGTGCAAAGCATTAAccagatgatgatttttctgtggAAGACCAGATTTGGGAATCCACCTTTTTCTGCTATCCAGGATCAGGTGATGCAGATTTTGCCCTggttataaaaaacaaacaaactgtttagGACCAACCTGTCCAATCCAGTTAaggacttttaaaaagaaatgtgttcatttaatttgtatttacttTATTAACCCTGAGGGATATTGAACTGTTCTCTCTGTTATTGTGAGACATGCTTCACACACCCATAAGCCCAAAAGCACAAGCAGGACTTAATGACGTACATttatggagagatgtcagagggagGGGGCTGCACAGGTGCCGCGAGCAGGAGGGGGGTTCAGTCACTTGCTCAAGGGTAAtccggcagtgctcaggaagttaACTAGCatctcttcagaaaccagttCCAAGTCCATACTTGCTCTGTACTTAGATTTAGAccagtgaccctctggttcctaATCCAAGACCCTACAGACTAAACTACTGCCCCCATCCTTAAAGATTGCCAAATAATCTGAATAACCTGTGCTCTAAGTGGACTTCATACAACATACCTtttccacagggggcgctaaaatccaaacaaaatgaCATATCCTGAAACtagattttaatgaaatatttttgttcGTCTTttaatccttctttttttttactaggcTAATGTCTATAATAAAAGTATTATAATgtctacacacattttattatctTTTGTACATGAAATTCAGCCTGAATCGACCCCTCTACTTGGATCTGGTTTATCGTGATCATTATGGATCAAAGTTATCCCACTCATACTCAAAAGGTTTGGAACAACACAAACCGGAGGTTTTGCAGGATCAAAAACTGTTTTGGATAAATTGATTTAATCTGTTTTggtaatccttttttttcttgtttttttttgaaagacCTGATTTCAAGATTTTATCCAAATGACTttaatcagatttatttttaacaacttGGCCCTGGACTAGAATCACTCATTAATGTGCCTGAACATGTCGGCTCTCTTCCAGATGGGTCCTACGTATCTGTCCCGTCTCCTCTGGGGAAGATCAAAAGCATGACTAAAGGTAGTGAGGTGGAGTGAAGCACagcacactttcacacacttgTCATCAAAGTCAGCTGTcatcacagcacacacactgtctaTTACCAAGGGAAGGGGCTTAGCTGCTAATGTAAACACTTCTCTGTTTTACTCTGTTTTACTAGATGTGCACCTAAATCTGTAGGTGGTATGAAATCTGTACTTTAAAACCGCAGATCTTTTTAGAAATTGAAGTATTTGACTTCTTTTAGAGAATCTCTCAAAGGAGCTTTCTGCATAGGGGCATATAACCACACCTAACCAGATTTATACTATAGCTTTAGAGAAATTTGGTGCAGCTACATAACTTCCATTACTTTATTTGCACTGAAGGCATTTATAAATTCAAAAAATTAACATTGTTCGCTCATTCTAATGAAAAATTAACCTTTAGCCAATACACATGTAGCAAGTACAAACTGCTCcaagcattattattattattcatgagAGAGATAAAGTTTCAAAAGGTGTTTCTCTGTATGTCAGAAAAAGCAGAAGTCCTTCTGCTCAGAGCCAGCCTCCCATCTCACTTCCATCTTCAACTGTCTGAGCTGGAGTTTAATGAAATTATTGGATCAGGTAACTgcctcctgttttctttttcaatcaatGTACTTAACAGATCTGATAGTAGTATTGAGCATTGAATCGGTCTCACACTCAGGCTCCTTTGGAAGAGTCTACAAAGGCAAATGCCGGAACAAAGTCGTCGCCATCAAGCGGTAAGTGtcaaaagatgacattttgtACCACGCTTTTGTTACGGGGAAAACTGACTCGTGACTGTCTGCCGTTGTCTCTAGATATAGAGCCAACACCTACTGCTCAAAGTCAGATGTGGACATGTTCTGCAGAGAGGTCTCCATCCTCTGTCGACTCAATCACCCCTGCATCATCCAGTTTATGGGGGCGTGTTTGGATGACCCCAGCCAGTTTGCCATTGTGACGCAATATGTTTCTGGAGGCTCGCTGTTCTCTCTGCTGCACGAGCAGAAGAGGTGAGGAAGTGTGTTTTACACACTGGAGCTTGTTATATATCATTTCGTCAGTACCAGTGCTCCAACAAGATACTGAACTGTAACAGAGCTCATATTTCTAACAACTTGAAAAACTTACAACCCCAAAAAGATCATCAAGATTTGTGACTTGACTGAATTAATATAtgtaaaaatatcaaatatatcaGATTTAGACTGAACTACAGAAGCCCAGTGTGTTGCAGCACAGCAGTCTAAATGAAAGTTGCCCTGACATGATCTGTAAATTTGACCTAGTTCTATTCAGTCAACAATACTCTGGATGATTTAAGTCATTTGTCACGCACAAATGTCAAAAACTATCTGTTTCCTGCTACTTAAATATGAGGAAATTTTTACATGATTAATAAAAGATATCTCAATGAATATCTTTTGAAGACATCACTTATGGCTCAAAACTTTATGGggatttagaaatgtttttattatgatgCAGTCAAATTTACCTCAGCCAACTACAGCCTCAGGACCATGGCGACGAGTCAAAAactatgactttaaaaaaaaagatatataattAACCTATTGCGGGGCCCTGTTGTTGTAAAGGTGTAACTTTATAGCTGCTGCTTATTAAGTGAAGAGTGATTAAAACCTATAGTGAAGTAGTTGTAAGTCCCAGGTGGttggatttctttcatttgtaatatagcaataagtcttttacctgctttttgtaacataaaaatGAGTATgctctttttacctgctcttttgaaatattaaaaaacaaagagtgaggtcttttacctgctttttgtaaagtgtctcgagataacacttgttatgagttgacgctttacaaataaagattgatcgATTGATTTCATTTGATTCTTCACACACGTTAATGCGATTAAGGTCTAATAtctaaaaacagatcaaactaCCTGAAGAAGTAACtcagtgatttattttacaacaaCATGTTTGCACAGCACAGCCGACTGTTTCAGGTCTCATTATCCTCTGTGGAAGCTTCCCCTCTACCGTGATCGTCATTGATCCAGATGAAGTGTTCCGCTAACTGTGTGGCCAGGTGCTGTCTTTATAGACTTCCCTATTGATCTGTGTAAAGTGCTGTGTGTGATTGGCAGGGACCATTGATCTGGCACTAAGTGGCTGCTGCTTTAATGATGTGTCAATGGACAGGTTGATCGACCTGCAGTCCAAGCTCATCATTGCCATCGATGTGGCCAAGGGCATGGAGTACCTGCACAACCTCACCCAGCCCATAATCCACAGGGACCTCAACAGGTGGGGGCCACGGTGGATGAGGTGGGACAGTATTAGCTATCTTAAATAACTGTTGTCACCACTAATGATACGTGTGTTCCCTGCAGCCACAACATCCTGCTGTATGAGGATGGACATGCAGTGGTGGCTGATTTTGGAGGTAAGAAACGTTATGCAGTGTTTatttgctgtgaaaaaaaaagatctccaGTTATCATTTTCTACAGTAAAATAGAGTGAAATGTCTCCTGGTGATGTTACAGATGTACATGCTAGTTGAACAGCATTTACAGGTGTTTACATGAATTGGGCTGCTCTTTGGATGTACGGTTGAAATAATCCCTGATATAATGACTGCTAGGGATTAAAGATCACTTAAACCATTCACCCTCTGAAAATAAATAGCTTTTCATTTAGTCAGATCATTTGTTAACCATTATGTTGATcatttgtgataaaaaaaaaaacccctgtCACTCACTTAAAGCCAAATGCAGTTTTACTGCCCTGTACTTGTTGGGATGTGACCGGCACTTTTTTGTTGCTAGTTTCAGTGAAGTAACCTGAGGACTTTTATGATTATTCTTAAACTCTGTTTTCAATGTCCTTCATTTCTCACCTGTGACCACATGGCAATGATCATTAAGCTTGTTTTAGATAAGATAATATATACCTGTACTTTATTATCCTTTATCTTAAAGGAACTATTGTGACATAgtataacatttaaatacaacagtattttatttacatgtcatGTATCTACTATCACCCATTGCTTCAGTCAGGGGAAACATTTAGTCTGGCAGccatatttctgtttgtttacttctgTTAGTATCTTGTAATCCTGCcaattgaacattttattcaGTGGCTCTGCTCTGTATGATCTAATCCACATGAAAATGAGCTGCCTGTTGATCACCATTATGTTTGACTGTTCTATTTCCTTTCTAACCTCCACAGAATCTAGATTCCTTCAATCTTTGGGCGAGGATAACATGACCAAGCAGCCAGGGGTCAgtgatttatttctctttttgattTACTTGGTGATACAGACTCAAACCTTTTGGAATGATTGTTTTCATCCTGTTTTGCCCCAAAACTCTCTCACACCATTTGCAGCATCCAGTGGATGCTGTTATTCTTAAAGGGGTTTAAGCCATGAGCTTCTCCTGGCACCTGCCATCAATTaccgacaaaaaaaaaaactgccttcaTGCAGAATTTGTCTCTATGTGCTGACTCATCTCTACTCAGAGTGCTTGGCCTGCAGATTAGTGTTAAGTGTGTTACACCTCATGGGAACTGCTTGTTGTGAGGAAGTCCTTGCCCTTGCTGGGACACAGCGTTGATGTCAGTAATTGTATCATTTtgcagtgagtgtgtttatgaTGGCCTGATGTCTTGATATACCAAATATATTACCAGGACAAATCCACTGAAACGTGGTGCCTTGCTGGATCTTCAGTATGTTCATATATATGAGCgtgtcttgtgtttgtgcagaacCTGCGCTGGATGGCTCCTGAAGTGTTTACGCAGTGCACTCGCTACTCAGTGAAGGCTGACATGTTCAGCTACGCCCTCTGTCTGTGGGAGCTGCTCACTGGAGAAATTCCCTTCGCTCACTTGAAACCTGGTATTTTTTCTTCACGTCTATCAAATGTTTAGTTTTAATAGTGAAAAGCTCATTGTGGAAAAAGTGGGAGAAGCCCAGGCTCAACTCCATCTGGCTTCTTCTGTTTCAGGTTCCTGGTATTTGTGCATGTCGCCTAACCCTCACATTAAACTGACTTACCAAACCTGAAGGTACAGATTTATTGTTATTCTAAATAGTAACATCTGTCCTTATTATTAAAAGTCGAGTTGCTTTATTTtctatttggtaaaaaaaaacgatttttcttttggggttgggggggtggctacaaatgtttttcttttcattatgGAGGGTTAATTAAATATGACGGTAAATCTTCAGCTTTTACCAACATGTATCTTGTTCACCTCTCCCATCTCCCTTTACTTTATGAAACATGGGTACACATTTAAGAATATGAATAACATCAATTATGAACATgtgaatataaataaagacGTATGTTACAAAGAGGCTGAataacagaaaaggaaaagaaaagtagGAATTCAAAACTAACCTTCAGCTGTggtcatcaaaaacacaaaccccCGCATGGAGAATCCAGCATATAAAACAAATTGAGTAATGTTGTTCAGATATAGATAACTGATTGTAGAGTGAATTGACAAAAGTTAAGGAAGGCTTTTgtcaaaggattttttttttagttaaagcCCATACATTCATGCTAACAGGTTATGTTGACAAAGCTAACATAAAAAGGTTTATCTGGTACAATGTTTCCACACTGTTTGGAGTGTTAGCATGATGCTAATAAGCGTTAAGTATGACGTTAAAAAGAGGGTGATGGGACTGTCTGGTTGTTGGGGTATTCAGTCATCATGCCATTGTCAGTATAATGACTTTGCTAACATGCTTAAGCGTTTAGCGGGCAGAATATTTACAGTTTGGTATTTTAGTTTAGCTAAGTAGAACAAAGGCAGATGTGAATGGCATTTCTTTGATGCAAAATAAGTTGTATTGCTTAATTAGTTGAGCCAATTAAAACCTTATTGTTAAAGAAATTtaacacaaaaccaaaaatgttaaacatcaGAGTGACTCTTAAAGCTCTGGTGTCGAGTTTTTAGCTGATTGTataacagactgaaataaatactCTTATCGCAATGTGATACTATAACAAATGAGATCTTAATCAACACGATAGATTAgttccatgaagtattttttaatgaatgaaaacactgCTGCAGGGTACATGATAGCTTTTGTGATTTACTgcatgatatttaaaaacactaaCACAGATTTTGACCTATGTGTAAACACATAAGACTTTTCAACAGCGATTGCCTAAATAAACCAAAACCAATAGTTCTGCAAGTTCAGTTGTATAAATTCTTCTTTTATTGACTTTGTTTACATCTCGTGGCAATTGATTTCATAGTTGTTGAGAAAAGTCAGTCTGGACCAAACGCTGACATATATAGTATGTGTCCCCAGGGCTAGCTATgttaaaagaaattaaaaacatacataCTCATAAAAACACTCATACTCAAAACAACATAACTCACAGAAGtgaaatgttgttaaaaaaaacatttgattgattttagaTGTTCCTCTGTCCTCagcggctgcagcagcagacatgGCTTATCATCACGTCAGGCCTCCTATTGGTTACTCCATTCCCAAACCCATCTCTGCACTTCTGATGAGAGGCTGGTACGCCTGCCCAGAGGTAAAAGATCTCATGTCACCTCTTTCAGAATTTCATTTGAACTCTGTTGATCAAGGGCAGTCTCTTAAACTCTAActataatttaattaatttacagTACTCAGTACATTACAGTACTCAGTGCAGTTTATGTCCACTAGGAGCCGTGTTGTCCTCTGTGTACCAGGGGAGACGGCTTCAtagttttaaactgtgtttgatCCCATCAATAAAGTGACATAAGCTGTTTAAACCCACTgacactcagagagacattgATGCTGAGTCTGCTACTTCTGCAAACATGTGCAGCAGTAATGAACATGACCTGCGCGTCCCCAGGTGATACATTATTGCACTGCTGTTCACTTTAGGCGCAAACATGACCTGGATGATGGTCCCTGAGTACTGAGTCCGGGCATGTTGCCTCATGGCCTCATTAAGATACATTATTACACAGCAGAGCACACTGGCACATTTTTCCCTCCGTGGTAATTCTCCTTCCTGTTTCCCAGTTAAAGGTTGCCAGCCTGCTTCATCCTCCCTCAGTGATGAAGACACAGAGTGCAATCATATTATGCAGTCATAAAGTTTCATGGACCTTTATTTATAATGGCACCTAAACGGCACATTACACCAGCTCCTGTGGGGCTTAAAATTGGAGCTCTTTGTTTACAGGGTTTGAACTACAAATTGTATTTGATAAAGCCAATAAGAATGACAGTAGGGGCAGATTTTACAACACTCCTCTGAAAATGAccccttttctatttttcttgTTCATTACAGAAATCAGCATATGCATGATCATATACATTTTCTACAGTTCACATTGTCagtacatgttttttgtttcacaaaGGGCAAACATACTATATAATTGACTTAttataatagtaataataataaaaacaggaggAAATGATTTACTtagaaaataatcattttaatctttattttgcaatattcttgtgtttttgcacTCATGTTTGTCATGTATTgaagcagacagcagacaggcCTTGGCCCCTCTCTGAGGATGTGATGTATAATTGAACAGCTTCAGGGTGGcactgtttgttcttttacagTGAGGCAGGAGATCTGAGGAGCGCCTTTGAAGCAGAGTTCACCCCTGGTTTATGTGTGGGTGGacgaaaatgaaaacaagacgGTGTTTGAGGGAATAaatatgtgtctttcttttgttgGCTATACCTGATGTGTGTGGTTGTTTCAAATTAAAGcagatataaatgtattttacttcTTCTAATCTAGGACAGGCCTGAGTTCTCTGAGGTGGTTTCCAATCTGGAGGAATGCTTGTGCAATGTTGAGGTGAGCAATATTCCACATATTCTATAAGAAATCTATTTTTTCACTGCAGTGCATGACATATATGTTGGTtgctcatgtgtgtttgttgtgtctgttgCAGCTGATGTCTCCAGCCTCCAGTAACAGCAGCGGCTCCCTGTCgccatcctcctcctcagactgtCTGCTTGGACGAGGAGGACCCGGCAGGAGCCACGTGGCAGCCCTCCGCTCTCGTTTTGAGCTTGAGTATGCGCTCAACACTCGAGCCTACGCCTTCTGGACTCAGAGGTACGAGATTTAAAGCACCTTCATAGGCAGGTGAAGGTCGAGAATAATTTACTGCACAATGATTAGATTCATCCAAAAAGCCGTTAGGCGCCCTGGCAAGCTGAAGTCCAGCATTACTATTTAGCaactatgatgtcacactgttaAAAAGCTAATATGGCCACTCACCATTGTCACTGTTTGATGGACTGATAGATAAGTATTCCCTTGAAGTCAATATTGTATCACTTTACATCTGATGCTGGAAAATGAGTGGAAAAAAGCACTCCTATACAAATAACACAGATTCTTCTTCCAAAGCAGTCATAACACTTGATTTTGTTAACATAAAAATGATTTGC from Labrus bergylta chromosome 6, fLabBer1.1, whole genome shotgun sequence includes:
- the tnni3k gene encoding serine/threonine-protein kinase TNNI3K isoform X2, yielding MGNYKSRPSQTCTDEWKKKVGESYSVIIEKLEDDLQLKDSELVDLKLAFSCDEAFQKVNLSYRTEKGLSLLHLCCVCGGNKDHIRTLMLKGLRPSRLSRNGFTALHLAAYKDDAELVTALLHGGSDVQQLGYGALTALHVATLAGHHEAADILLQHGAYVSVQDAVFFTPLHIASYNGNEQLTKLLLKFGADVNAGGEVGDRPLHLAAARGFLGIIKLLMGEGSKANVNATDNEEHVPLHFCARFGHHEIVRFLLQGNFDIQPHSVNIYGDTPLHLACYNGKFEAGKEIVQLSGPESLSKENIFSETAFHSACTYGKDLQMVKFLLSQNAISINHQGRDGHTALHSACFHGHIRLVQFLLDSGADMNLVACDPSRSSGEKDEQTCLMWAYEKGHDAIVTLLKHYKRPDDSPCNEYSQPGGDGSYVSVPSPLGKIKSMTKEKAEVLLLRASLPSHFHLQLSELEFNEIIGSGSFGRVYKGKCRNKVVAIKRYRANTYCSKSDVDMFCREVSILCRLNHPCIIQFMGACLDDPSQFAIVTQYVSGGSLFSLLHEQKRLIDLQSKLIIAIDVAKGMEYLHNLTQPIIHRDLNSHNILLYEDGHAVVADFGESRFLQSLGEDNMTKQPGNLRWMAPEVFTQCTRYSVKADMFSYALCLWELLTGEIPFAHLKPGSWYLCMSPNPHIKLTYQT
- the tnni3k gene encoding serine/threonine-protein kinase TNNI3K isoform X1 — protein: MGNYKSRPSQTCTDEWKKKVGESYSVIIEKLEDDLQLKDSELVDLKLAFSCDEAFQKVNLSYRTEKGLSLLHLCCVCGGNKDHIRTLMLKGLRPSRLSRNGFTALHLAAYKDDAELVTALLHGGSDVQQLGYGALTALHVATLAGHHEAADILLQHGAYVSVQDAVFFTPLHIASYNGNEQLTKLLLKFGADVNAGGEVGDRPLHLAAARGFLGIIKLLMGEGSKANVNATDNEEHVPLHFCARFGHHEIVRFLLQGNFDIQPHSVNIYGDTPLHLACYNGKFEAGKEIVQLSGPESLSKENIFSETAFHSACTYGKDLQMVKFLLSQNAISINHQGRDGHTALHSACFHGHIRLVQFLLDSGADMNLVACDPSRSSGEKDEQTCLMWAYEKGHDAIVTLLKHYKRPDDSPCNEYSQPGGDGSYVSVPSPLGKIKSMTKEKAEVLLLRASLPSHFHLQLSELEFNEIIGSGSFGRVYKGKCRNKVVAIKRYRANTYCSKSDVDMFCREVSILCRLNHPCIIQFMGACLDDPSQFAIVTQYVSGGSLFSLLHEQKRLIDLQSKLIIAIDVAKGMEYLHNLTQPIIHRDLNSHNILLYEDGHAVVADFGESRFLQSLGEDNMTKQPGNLRWMAPEVFTQCTRYSVKADMFSYALCLWELLTGEIPFAHLKPAAAAADMAYHHVRPPIGYSIPKPISALLMRGWYACPEDRPEFSEVVSNLEECLCNVELMSPASSNSSGSLSPSSSSDCLLGRGGPGRSHVAALRSRFELEYALNTRAYAFWTQSEHRRASGGLSLEELRRNMQFSPIDRNGYVSDPMSTVRFCSSFSSSGSFEDSN